From the Arvicola amphibius chromosome 2, mArvAmp1.2, whole genome shotgun sequence genome, one window contains:
- the C2H12orf60 gene encoding uncharacterized protein C12orf60 homolog gives MSSESEKDKERLSQAAKLFFFHIRDLVSFINKFVELFNLTMKTQVLPVDLKEDSCIKDFFEQMITNFKEMQLMVEAKHKHVQKRPLCSTVATAVTSAVEKCANMGPHHTAREMLRNIQVPAAASVLNSSLILGSLQSSLSNLMQFPIMGLRLSDFYREETKEPSGATTSEKITSPECPKATPEDALKKLQDALRTEDAHKPAEAAADELEQFVQTMELTLQVLQKAIETMEGGLSTFREAGTK, from the coding sequence ATGTCTTCGGAGTCAGAAAAGGATAAAGAGAGACTAAGTCAAGCTGCCAAACTATTCTTCTTCCACATTCGAGATCTGGTTTCCTTCATAAATAAGTTCGTTGAGTTGTTTAACCTCACGATGAAGACTCAGGTCCTCCCAGTGGATCTGAAGGAAGACAGTTGCATTAAAGATTTCTTTGAGCAAATGATCACCAATTTTAAAGAGATGCAACTGATGGTTGAAGCCAAGCACAAACACGTGCAGAAGCGGCCTTTATGTTCCACGGTGGCGACTGCCGTGACCTCTGCAGTGGAGAAGTGTGCCAACATGGGCCCACACCACACAGCTCGAGAAATGCTCAGAAATATCCAGGTCCCAGCCGCTGCCTCTGTGCTGAACAGTAGTCTCATCCTTGGGAGTCTGCAATCTTCTCTCTCAAACCTGATGCAGTTCCCCATCATGGGTCTCCGATTAAGTGACTTCTATAGAGAAGAGACCAAAGAGCCATCGGGTGCCACCACATCCGAGAAAATCACAAGTCCAGAATGTCCCAAGGCCACTCCCGAGGATGCCTTGAAGAAGCTGCAAGATGCCCTGAGAACTGAGGATGCCCACAAGCCGGCGGAAGCAGCCGCAGACGAACTGGAACAGTTTGTCCAGACTATGGAGCTCACCCTACAGGTCCTCCAGAAAGCAATAGAGACCATGGAAGGGGGCCTCTCCACATTTAGGGAAGCTGGGACCAAGTAG